CGGTGACGAGCAGCGGCACCCCCGCGAAGTGCTTCGCCAGGAGCCCCGGGAGCGCCGCGGGCCCGCCGGAGGTGGCGTGGCAGAGGTCGGCGGCGCCGAGTGCGTCGGGGCCGTACCAGTCGAGGGAGAGCGGTCGCAGTGCCCGCTCCATCAGGCCGGCGGCGGCGAGCAGGTCGGGGACGCGCGCGGTGCGCGCGGTGCGCAGCGCACCCGGCGCGTGGCAGGCGCGTTCCAGGGCGCGGACGGCGAACTCCGAACGCAGCGCGCCGACCAGACCGCCTTCGTCGCGGGCGAGTTCGGCGAGCCCGTACAGAGCGTTGCCGAAACGGTCCGCCACCGCGTCGCGATCGGCTCCGCAGACGGCTTCCGCGAGCTCCCCGAAGTGTGTCTCGAACCGCCGCCGCGCCCTGCGTCCGCGCCCTCCGCGGGGGCCGGCGGCGCGGAGCGCCTCGTCGTCGACGGTCCACAGCGGCGCCGTGCGCACCCTGCCGACCTGGGGCGGCAGCTCGACCCAGCCCCGCGCCTCCTGCCGCTCGCTGCGGCTGAGCGCGTAGATGTCGAACTCGTGCCGCCCGAGCCCCCGTACGAGCCGGTCGCACCAGAGCCTCGCCTCACCGCTCACATACGGATAGCCACCCTCCGTAAGCAGTCCGACGCGCACGAGCGCACCCCCGATCTCCCGTTCGGTGAGCCGCCGTTGGCCGGCGGCTCGCAGCGGGACGAACGTAAGCGGTCATGCAGGTGGCGCGACGGACGGTTGTCCATCGCGCCACCAGAAGGGGTGAACGGCAGTAACTTTCCGGCGCCGGTAGCGTTCTGTCGCGCTATAGCGGTTCAGGCGCCTCTTTTCGTCACCGTCGGTCAGGCTGCGGCCAGCTCCTCGCGGGCCGCCCGGCGCCGCGCCGCGGCCTCCGGGTCGAGCGCGGGCACGGCTGCGAGCAGCCGTTTCGTGTACGGGTCACGGGGCGCCCCGTACACCTCGGCCACCGGTCCCTGCTCCACGATCCGCCCCTGCCGCATCACCGCGACCCGGTCGCTGACCTGGCGCACCACGGCGAGGTCGTGCGCGACGAAGACCAGGGCGAGGCCCAGTTCGCGCCGCAGTTCGGCGAGCAGGTCCATGACCTGCGCCTGGGTCGTCACGTCGAGCGCCGACACCGGCTCGTCGCACACGATGAGGCGCGGCTCGGCCGCGAGCGCCCGCGCGATGCCCACGCGCTGGCGCTGTCCGCCGCTGAACTCGTGCGGGTAGCGGTCGTAGTGCGCCGGTTCGAGACCGACGCGCTCCAGGAGTTCCCGCGCACGCCCCCGTACGAAGGAGTCGCTCTCCCCCCGGGCGCGCAGCGGGTCGGCGATCGACTCACCGACGGAGCGGCGCGGGTTGAGCGAGGAGACGGGGTCCTGGAACACCATCTGCACGCCGGGCACCACCTGGCCGCCGGGCTTCTCCGCACCCCCGTGGAGGAGCTGCCCCGCGGTGGGTGCCAGGAGGCCGACCAGCATGCGTCCGAGCGTCGTCTTGCCGCTGCCGCTCTCGCCGACCACGCCGAGGGTCTCCCCGCGGCGGACGGTGAGCGAGACGTCGTCGACCGCGGTGACCGCGCGCTTCCCGCGCCCGAACTCGCGCCGGAGCGCGACCGCTTCGAGCACGATCTCGCCCGGCTCCCCGACGGCCGGCGCGAGCGGAGCGTCCACCCGGGGCACCGCCTTGAGGAGTTCCTGCGTGTACGCCTCACGGGGCGCGCCGAGGATGTCGCGCACCTCGCCGTGCTCCACCGCGCGGCCGTCGCGCATGACCAGGACCTCGTCGGCGCTCTCCGCCGCGACGCCCACGTCGTGCGTGACGAGGAGCAGCCCCATGCCGGTCTCGGTCCGCAGCGTGTGCAGCAGGTCGAGGATCTGGGCCTGCACGGTGACGTCGAGCGCGGTGGTCGGCTCGTC
The window above is part of the Streptomyces venezuelae genome. Proteins encoded here:
- a CDS encoding dipeptide ABC transporter ATP-binding protein; amino-acid sequence: MSLVHVTDLSVEFAAGVRAVDGLSFTLEKGGALALVGESGSGKSTVASALLGLHRGTGAHVEGTVLVDGVDVQAASEAELRGLRGGKAAMVFQDPLSSLDPYYAVGDQIAEVYRVHTGASRRAARARAVEVLDRVGIPDAARRSRARPHEFSGGMRQRTLIAMALACEPALLVADEPTTALDVTVQAQILDLLHTLRTETGMGLLLVTHDVGVAAESADEVLVMRDGRAVEHGEVRDILGAPREAYTQELLKAVPRVDAPLAPAVGEPGEIVLEAVALRREFGRGKRAVTAVDDVSLTVRRGETLGVVGESGSGKTTLGRMLVGLLAPTAGQLLHGGAEKPGGQVVPGVQMVFQDPVSSLNPRRSVGESIADPLRARGESDSFVRGRARELLERVGLEPAHYDRYPHEFSGGQRQRVGIARALAAEPRLIVCDEPVSALDVTTQAQVMDLLAELRRELGLALVFVAHDLAVVRQVSDRVAVMRQGRIVEQGPVAEVYGAPRDPYTKRLLAAVPALDPEAAARRRAAREELAAA